A stretch of the Carcharodon carcharias isolate sCarCar2 chromosome 28, sCarCar2.pri, whole genome shotgun sequence genome encodes the following:
- the LOC121270812 gene encoding peptidyl-prolyl cis-trans isomerase-like isoform X2, producing the protein MANPNPRVYMDIASRGNTLGRIVMELRADVVPKTAENFRALCTGEKGFGYKGSIFHRIIPGFMCQGGDFTKNNGTGGKSIYGEKFADENFKLQHQGLGTLSMANAGPNTNGSQFFICTADTPWLNGKHVVFGKVIEGIEVVKKMENLGSGSGKTSSNVSIVNCGQM; encoded by the exons ATGGCCAACCCAAATCCCCGCGTCTACATGGACATCGCCTCCCGAGGCAACACCCTGGGCCGCATCGTCATGGAG CTCAGGGCTGATGTGGTCCCCAAAACTGCAG AAAATTTCCGTGCATTGTGCACTGGCGAGAAGGGATTTGGTTACAAGGGCTCGATATTCCACAGAATCATTCCCGGCTTCATGTGCCAG GGTGGTGATTTCACAAAGAACAACGGCACTGGTGGGAAGTCCATCTACGGTGAAAAGTTCGCCGATGAGAATTtcaaactgcagcatcaggggcTTG GTACCCTGTCTATGGCCAATGCTGGACCAAATACAAATGGATCCCAGTTCTTTATATGCACTGCAGATACTCCATG GTTGAACGGAAAGCATGTTGTATTTGGTAAAGTTATAGAGGGTATCGAGGTCGTAAAGAAGATGGAGAACTTGGGCAGCGGTAGTGGCAAAACCAGCAGTAATGTCAGCATCGTTAATTGTGGACAAATGTGA
- the LOC121270812 gene encoding peptidyl-prolyl cis-trans isomerase-like isoform X1, with protein sequence MFPAARYFLHRCKGASGLCRLQFAAVTGPRWYSSMAEPKHRVFMDISAGGKPQGRIVMELRADVVPKTAENFRALCTGEKGFGYKGSIFHRIIPGFMCQGGDFTKNNGTGGKSIYGEKFADENFKLQHQGLGTLSMANAGPNTNGSQFFICTADTPWLNGKHVVFGKVIEGIEVVKKMENLGSGSGKTSSNVSIVNCGQM encoded by the exons ATGTTTCCCGCTGCCCGCTATTTCCTGCATCGCTGCAAAGGCGCCAGTGGTTTGTGCAGACTGCAGTTCGCAGCTGTAACGGGGCCGCGTTGGTACAGCTCGATGGCTGAGCCGAAACACCGGGTTTTCATGGACATTTCTGCGGGCGGCAAACCCCAGGGCCGGATCGTGATGGAG CTCAGGGCTGATGTGGTCCCCAAAACTGCAG AAAATTTCCGTGCATTGTGCACTGGCGAGAAGGGATTTGGTTACAAGGGCTCGATATTCCACAGAATCATTCCCGGCTTCATGTGCCAG GGTGGTGATTTCACAAAGAACAACGGCACTGGTGGGAAGTCCATCTACGGTGAAAAGTTCGCCGATGAGAATTtcaaactgcagcatcaggggcTTG GTACCCTGTCTATGGCCAATGCTGGACCAAATACAAATGGATCCCAGTTCTTTATATGCACTGCAGATACTCCATG GTTGAACGGAAAGCATGTTGTATTTGGTAAAGTTATAGAGGGTATCGAGGTCGTAAAGAAGATGGAGAACTTGGGCAGCGGTAGTGGCAAAACCAGCAGTAATGTCAGCATCGTTAATTGTGGACAAATGTGA